One genomic window of Desulfuromonas sp. AOP6 includes the following:
- a CDS encoding alpha-amylase family glycosyl hydrolase, translating into MIPHRKYPEYFPLSLQISDKARQELELPEDLEESRPTALFPLRTLADRLQRRDAGFKGSAGQLYLLALLNRAFRAVSQVYLRERQVRVEPAGVEAAHGAMALPELRKTLHDFVRLYPPAKESAKTPATEIFSPSQGRQRHQALLEMYILSIQMGNRAAAWALPLFDDVDLRQSSAYLNVLERLDRWLAEESAPGLLGGPLDDPLGGSLRTLLQAPLKASPDSLEGQLAIIRQTWGSLLPEDLLADITVAFDVIAEENVSRDGGPGEVPVPSFAQGPEEYEAFSADADWMANVVLMAKSTYVWLDQLSRRYGRAITRLDAIPDEELDRLARWGFTSLWLIGLWERSPASRKIKQIRGNPEASASAYSLYDYQIASDLGGDAALADLEERCRRRGIRLASDVVPNHTGLYSRWIKEHPDWFVQLDHPPYPAYRFSGPDLSDDSDICLQIEDGYYDHSDAAVVFRYEDRRNGQVRFIYHGNDGTHMPWNDTAQLNYLLPQVREAMIQTILSIARRFRVIRFDAAMTLAKKHFQRLWFPQPGGGAGVPSRAEHAMAPAAFEQVFPQEFWRDVVDRVAAEVPDTLLIAEAFWLMEGYFVRTLGMHRVYNSAFMNMLKREENAKYRTVIKNVLEFNPEILKRFVNFMNNPDEATAVEQFGKDDKYFGVAMLLATLPGLPMFGHGQIEGLREKYGMEYRRAYWDESPDKGFIHHHEQQIFPLLKKRYLFSESAHFRLFDFTSGGQVNEDVLAYSNQAGSERALVVYHNRFAETGGWLQHSTSRLVPNDKGDLVSERLSLAEVLGAGEGARSFLRFRDHHSGLEYLQKSDELRHSGLYLQLPAYDYRVFLDFRVFEDDDGSWEQLHGQLAGQPAKDLDLERDRLRFASIHRLLGRALAPEQSAELRNLLLGGPTPSPAQVTRRFAEAAMALFIEIDTFSRGPSPDQKSGRILQEETGRLATRLARSGRKKVQKEAFSGLRKKLLSTEDQNWLERIVLPFVLLHRLGHLEKSPASPEDAVALLLRFRLDDALRRHLDAKDKEPDLALLPLLVRYQDFWRDQPIPDVSRLLGEEPVARFLALHWHEGVQWFRQERFDDLLTGLLFTAVVTYDDAEATFPDFAAACFQQTEEWRRRAAKAGYRLDKFLSMG; encoded by the coding sequence ATGATCCCTCATCGCAAGTACCCTGAATATTTCCCCCTGTCCCTGCAGATTTCCGACAAAGCCCGCCAGGAACTGGAGCTGCCAGAGGACTTGGAAGAGAGTCGTCCCACCGCCCTCTTTCCTCTGCGCACCTTGGCTGACCGGCTTCAGCGCCGGGACGCCGGGTTTAAGGGCAGTGCTGGACAACTCTACCTGCTCGCCCTTCTCAATCGGGCCTTCCGCGCCGTCAGCCAGGTCTATCTGAGGGAACGCCAGGTTCGCGTTGAACCCGCGGGGGTCGAAGCGGCTCATGGCGCCATGGCGCTTCCCGAACTGCGGAAAACGCTGCATGACTTTGTGCGTCTTTATCCGCCGGCCAAGGAATCTGCCAAGACGCCGGCCACAGAAATTTTCAGCCCTTCGCAGGGCAGGCAGCGTCACCAGGCGCTGCTGGAGATGTATATCCTGTCCATTCAGATGGGCAATCGGGCGGCAGCCTGGGCGCTGCCCCTGTTCGATGACGTCGACCTGCGTCAGAGTTCAGCCTATCTCAATGTGCTGGAACGTCTCGACCGCTGGCTGGCCGAGGAAAGTGCCCCCGGCCTTCTGGGCGGCCCCTTGGACGACCCGCTAGGCGGCTCCCTGCGTACCCTGCTGCAGGCACCTCTCAAGGCCTCCCCGGATTCCCTGGAGGGCCAGCTCGCGATCATCCGGCAGACCTGGGGCAGCCTCCTGCCGGAAGATCTGCTGGCGGATATCACCGTCGCCTTTGATGTCATCGCCGAAGAGAACGTCAGCCGCGACGGCGGCCCCGGCGAAGTGCCCGTTCCCTCTTTCGCACAGGGCCCGGAGGAATACGAGGCTTTTTCCGCCGACGCCGACTGGATGGCCAACGTGGTACTCATGGCCAAATCGACCTATGTGTGGCTCGACCAGCTCAGCCGCCGCTACGGCCGCGCCATCACCCGGCTCGACGCCATCCCCGACGAGGAACTCGACCGGCTGGCCCGCTGGGGCTTCACCTCCCTGTGGCTCATCGGCCTGTGGGAACGCTCCCCCGCTTCCCGTAAAATCAAGCAGATCCGCGGCAACCCCGAAGCCTCGGCCTCGGCCTATTCCCTCTATGACTACCAGATTGCCTCTGATCTCGGCGGGGACGCGGCCCTGGCCGACCTGGAGGAGCGCTGCCGGCGCCGGGGGATTCGCCTGGCCAGCGACGTGGTCCCCAATCACACCGGACTCTACTCACGCTGGATCAAGGAGCATCCCGACTGGTTCGTCCAGCTCGACCACCCCCCGTACCCGGCCTATCGTTTCAGCGGACCCGATCTCTCCGACGATAGTGACATCTGCCTGCAGATCGAAGACGGCTACTACGATCACAGCGATGCCGCCGTGGTCTTCCGCTACGAGGATCGCCGCAACGGCCAGGTACGCTTCATCTACCACGGCAACGACGGTACCCACATGCCGTGGAACGACACCGCCCAGCTCAATTACCTGCTCCCCCAGGTACGCGAGGCCATGATCCAGACGATCCTCTCCATCGCCCGCCGCTTCCGCGTCATCCGCTTCGACGCAGCCATGACCCTGGCCAAGAAACACTTCCAGCGTCTGTGGTTCCCCCAGCCCGGCGGCGGCGCCGGCGTCCCCAGCCGGGCTGAGCATGCCATGGCGCCAGCCGCCTTCGAACAGGTCTTCCCGCAGGAATTCTGGCGGGACGTGGTCGACCGGGTGGCGGCGGAAGTGCCGGACACCCTGCTCATCGCCGAAGCCTTCTGGCTCATGGAAGGTTACTTCGTACGCACCCTCGGCATGCACCGGGTCTACAACAGCGCGTTCATGAACATGCTCAAGCGCGAGGAAAACGCCAAATACCGTACGGTCATCAAAAACGTCCTTGAGTTCAATCCTGAGATCCTCAAGCGCTTCGTCAACTTCATGAACAACCCCGACGAAGCCACCGCCGTCGAACAATTCGGAAAGGATGACAAGTACTTCGGCGTCGCCATGCTGTTGGCCACTCTGCCGGGACTGCCCATGTTCGGGCACGGTCAGATTGAGGGACTGCGCGAGAAGTACGGCATGGAATACCGCCGCGCCTACTGGGACGAGAGCCCTGACAAGGGGTTCATCCACCACCATGAACAGCAGATCTTTCCGCTGCTCAAAAAGCGATACCTTTTCAGCGAATCGGCTCATTTCCGTCTCTTCGACTTCACCAGCGGCGGCCAGGTCAACGAGGATGTACTCGCCTACAGCAACCAGGCCGGTTCCGAGAGAGCGCTGGTCGTCTACCACAACCGTTTCGCCGAGACCGGCGGCTGGCTGCAGCATTCGACCTCGCGCCTGGTACCCAATGACAAGGGAGATCTGGTCAGCGAACGCCTCTCCCTGGCCGAGGTCCTGGGGGCCGGTGAGGGGGCCAGGAGCTTCCTGCGTTTCCGTGATCATCACAGCGGGCTCGAATACCTGCAGAAGAGTGACGAATTGCGGCATAGTGGTCTTTACCTTCAGCTGCCGGCCTACGACTATCGCGTCTTTCTCGATTTTCGCGTCTTCGAGGACGACGACGGCTCCTGGGAGCAGTTGCACGGGCAGCTGGCAGGCCAGCCGGCGAAGGATCTCGATCTGGAACGGGATCGACTGCGCTTCGCCTCAATCCACCGGCTTCTTGGTCGTGCCCTCGCCCCCGAACAGAGCGCCGAGCTGCGCAACCTGCTGCTTGGCGGACCGACACCTTCTCCCGCGCAAGTGACCCGGCGCTTCGCCGAGGCGGCGATGGCCCTTTTCATTGAAATCGACACCTTCTCCAGGGGGCCGTCACCAGACCAGAAATCCGGCCGCATTCTGCAGGAAGAAACAGGCCGTCTTGCTACCCGGCTGGCCCGCAGCGGTCGCAAAAAAGTCCAGAAGGAAGCCTTCAGCGGTCTGCGCAAAAAGCTGCTGTCGACAGAGGATCAGAACTGGCTGGAGCGGATCGTCCTGCCGTTTGTTCTTTTGCACCGTCTCGGCCATCTGGAAAAGTCGCCTGCAAGTCCCGAGGATGCGGTTGCCCTGCTCCTGAGATTTCGGCTTGACGACGCTCTGCGCCGCCATCTGGACGCCAAGGACAAAGAACCTGACCTCGCCCTGCTCCCTCTGCTGGTGCGATACCAGGATTTCTGGCGGGACCAGCCCATCCCTGATGTATCGCGCCTGTTGGGGGAAGAACCTGTCGCCCGCTTTTTGGCCCTTCACTGGCACGAGGGTGTGCAGTGGTTCCGTCAGGAGCGTTTTGATGATCTTCTTACCGGTCTTCTGTTTACGGCCGTCGTTACCTACGACGACGCCGAGGCGACCTTCCCTGATTTCGCGGCCGCATGTTTCCAGCAGACTGAAGAATGGCGGCGGCGCGCGGCAAAAGCCGGCTACCGGCTTGATAAATTTCTGAGCATGGGGTAA
- the galT gene encoding galactose-1-phosphate uridylyltransferase, producing MSQLRWDPLKMSWVIISNERGRRPRDYILEREEVSLTACPFCYGRESKTTHEIFAIRPDGSRPDTPGWQVRVIPNKYPALRIEGDLEKRGIGLFDAMNGIGAHEVIIETPDHDRQLADLTPAEITNVLRAYRARLMDLRKDPRFRYIIIFKNHGVEAGAGIPHSHSQLMAVPITPPVATTQLSVCREYYERKERCLLCDILRQELETAERIVRSNEEFVVLAPYASHFPFELNIIPRHHSHDFALLTDRELVILAEILKDTLLRLRSVLRDPPYNFVLHNAPPMHLRLGKPAYWGSLPYDFHWRIELVPRLTKIAGFEWGTGFYMNPTPPEVAARFLRDADPTITY from the coding sequence GTGTCGCAACTTCGCTGGGATCCCCTGAAAATGAGCTGGGTGATCATCTCCAATGAACGAGGCCGCCGCCCTCGCGATTATATCCTCGAACGAGAAGAGGTCAGCCTGACCGCCTGCCCCTTCTGCTACGGCCGCGAGAGCAAGACCACCCACGAGATTTTCGCCATCCGTCCTGATGGCAGCCGCCCCGACACGCCCGGCTGGCAGGTACGGGTCATCCCCAACAAATATCCGGCCCTGCGTATTGAAGGCGACCTCGAAAAGCGGGGGATCGGCCTCTTCGATGCCATGAACGGCATCGGCGCTCACGAGGTCATTATCGAAACGCCGGATCATGACCGCCAGCTCGCCGACCTCACTCCGGCCGAAATCACCAACGTGCTGCGCGCCTATCGGGCCCGCCTGATGGACCTGCGCAAGGACCCACGCTTCCGCTATATCATCATCTTCAAGAACCATGGCGTCGAAGCCGGAGCCGGCATTCCCCATTCCCATTCCCAGCTTATGGCGGTTCCCATCACGCCCCCCGTGGCTACCACCCAGCTGTCCGTGTGCCGTGAATACTATGAGCGCAAAGAACGCTGCCTGCTCTGTGACATCCTGCGCCAGGAACTGGAAACCGCCGAGCGCATCGTGCGCAGCAACGAGGAATTCGTCGTACTGGCCCCTTATGCCTCCCACTTCCCTTTTGAACTCAACATCATTCCGCGTCATCACAGTCACGATTTCGCCCTGCTGACCGATCGGGAACTGGTCATTCTGGCCGAAATCCTCAAGGACACCCTGTTACGACTACGCAGCGTCCTGCGCGATCCGCCCTACAATTTCGTTCTGCACAATGCGCCCCCCATGCATCTGCGCCTGGGCAAACCGGCCTATTGGGGATCCCTCCCCTATGACTTTCACTGGCGCATTGAACTGGTGCCGCGGTTGACCAAGATCGCCGGCTTCGAGTGGGGTACGGGCTTTTACATGAATCCCACCCCGCCGGAAGTGGCCGCCCGTTTTCTTCGCGACGCCGACCCGACGATCACCTATTGA
- a CDS encoding glycoside hydrolase family 57 protein — MPQLNVALIWHMHQPDYRDPVSGRILMPWTYLHAVKDYGEMLKTAREFPGARMTFNLVPTLVEQLERYATGEADDQWLEAARKDPRQMDTDERRFVLTQFFSVHGERHILPYPRYRQLAQKRGSTRLAASPEMFSDQELRDLQVWFLLAWSGHHLRREQAFIPYLLEKGENFSEQDKLQLLDLYDEEVAGVIELYRQMEQAGLIEISVTPYAHPILPLLCQTAIAREATPGIQLPGATFRHPEDARLQVRYGLDFIARRLGKRPRGMWPSEGAVSAEVLRILKEEGVLWAASDEGILAKSLDEGIDLGEALYAPSRFEELPLLFRDRELSDRIGFVYAHWEPERAAADLTGHLKNLARKHPGGVVALILDGENCWERYQDNGYPFLSALYSRLQQEPSLRMTTVSEAIASSPGRPLSRLAPGSWINSDFSIWIGHAEENTAWEWLERARRDTLGDQTPVDWEANNLPEKALHLLRAEGSDWFWWYGDDHSTEQADLFDRLFRRHLEAVYRADGQTVPQHLHSVIKPLHRKGLVHEPTALFTPVIDGRVNDYFEWLAAGAADLSAGGAMHASHRQFSMLLFGYDRKHLYLRLDPQEHLPSLIGACGYLEIRLAGQEDWIARLDPLQQTLTLQRPGEEAIAAEGEGACDHIVEMAIPLAPLKLATGKALNLSIHLLVDNEETARWPAEGPLTLQYRGEELDADEWYV, encoded by the coding sequence ATGCCCCAGCTCAACGTTGCCCTCATCTGGCACATGCACCAGCCCGATTACCGGGATCCCGTTTCCGGCCGCATCCTCATGCCCTGGACCTACCTGCATGCGGTCAAGGACTACGGGGAGATGCTGAAAACCGCCCGGGAATTTCCGGGTGCCCGCATGACTTTCAACCTTGTACCGACCCTGGTGGAACAGCTGGAACGTTATGCAACGGGAGAAGCCGATGATCAATGGCTGGAGGCGGCCCGCAAAGACCCGCGGCAGATGGACACGGACGAACGCCGCTTTGTACTGACCCAGTTTTTTTCCGTACACGGCGAGCGCCATATTCTCCCCTACCCTCGCTACCGGCAACTGGCCCAAAAAAGGGGCAGCACCCGGTTGGCCGCCTCCCCGGAAATGTTCAGCGATCAGGAGTTGCGCGATCTGCAGGTCTGGTTTCTGCTGGCCTGGTCGGGGCACCATCTGCGCCGGGAACAGGCGTTTATTCCCTATTTGCTGGAGAAGGGAGAGAATTTCAGCGAACAGGACAAGCTGCAGCTGCTCGACCTTTACGATGAAGAGGTGGCTGGCGTCATCGAACTGTACCGGCAGATGGAACAAGCCGGACTGATCGAGATTTCGGTTACCCCCTACGCGCACCCCATTCTGCCGCTGCTGTGCCAGACAGCTATTGCCCGGGAGGCCACCCCCGGCATCCAGCTCCCCGGTGCCACCTTCAGGCATCCCGAAGATGCCCGTCTGCAGGTGCGCTACGGCCTGGACTTCATCGCCCGACGCCTGGGGAAACGACCCCGCGGCATGTGGCCTTCGGAAGGGGCGGTCAGCGCAGAAGTTCTACGCATCCTCAAGGAGGAGGGCGTGCTCTGGGCCGCCTCGGACGAAGGGATTCTCGCCAAAAGCCTGGATGAAGGCATTGACCTGGGGGAGGCCCTCTATGCTCCAAGCCGTTTCGAAGAGCTGCCGTTACTCTTTCGCGACCGCGAACTCTCCGACCGCATCGGTTTTGTCTATGCGCACTGGGAGCCGGAGAGAGCCGCTGCCGACCTGACCGGACACCTGAAAAACCTAGCCCGGAAGCACCCTGGCGGTGTCGTTGCCCTCATTCTTGACGGCGAAAACTGCTGGGAACGCTACCAGGACAACGGTTACCCTTTCCTGTCCGCCCTCTACAGCCGCCTGCAGCAGGAGCCTTCGCTGCGCATGACGACCGTTTCCGAAGCTATTGCCAGCTCGCCGGGACGACCTCTGTCCCGACTGGCCCCGGGGTCCTGGATCAATAGCGACTTCTCCATCTGGATCGGCCATGCCGAAGAAAACACCGCCTGGGAGTGGCTGGAGCGAGCCCGGCGGGACACTCTGGGAGATCAGACTCCCGTCGACTGGGAGGCGAATAATCTGCCTGAAAAAGCCCTGCACCTGTTGCGCGCCGAAGGAAGCGACTGGTTCTGGTGGTACGGCGACGACCATTCCACCGAACAGGCCGATCTTTTCGATCGCCTCTTCCGTCGTCATCTCGAAGCGGTCTATCGGGCCGACGGGCAAACGGTGCCCCAACACCTGCACAGCGTCATCAAGCCGCTTCACCGCAAAGGGCTGGTTCATGAACCCACGGCCCTTTTCACTCCGGTCATTGACGGCCGGGTCAACGACTATTTCGAATGGCTGGCGGCCGGAGCGGCCGATCTTTCCGCCGGTGGTGCCATGCATGCTTCCCATCGCCAGTTTTCGATGCTCCTCTTCGGCTACGATCGCAAGCACCTCTATCTGCGCCTGGACCCGCAGGAGCACCTGCCCAGCCTCATCGGGGCGTGCGGCTACCTGGAGATTCGACTGGCCGGTCAGGAGGACTGGATTGCCCGTCTCGATCCGCTGCAACAGACTCTCACGCTGCAGCGGCCTGGCGAGGAGGCCATCGCCGCCGAGGGAGAAGGCGCCTGCGACCATATCGTGGAAATGGCCATCCCCCTGGCCCCCCTGAAGCTTGCCACGGGGAAAGCCCTGAATCTCTCCATCCATCTACTGGTGGACAATGAAGAAACCGCCCGCTGGCCGGCCGAAGGACCGCTCACCCTGCAGTACCGGGGTGAAGAGCTTGATGCCGATGAGTGGTATGTCTGA